Proteins encoded by one window of Erysipelothrix rhusiopathiae:
- a CDS encoding histidine phosphatase family protein, whose protein sequence is MKTTIYLIRHGKTLWNQEHRMQGSKNSPLTAEGKEQAMLLQKRLESIDFDEVIVSTSERAQETAALVFPQTPIRLEPGIREIEMGVWEGQLHQDVKKQHPDQWYAFFNDPLHYTPVGPGERFEDVHNRIAPVVKNLTTQYVGKTIALVSHRITLKVLTNFFINHDLTSIINQEDFDSTSLTKIIIDEDGTHLIYRNDTSHYQ, encoded by the coding sequence ATGAAAACAACAATTTATCTTATTCGCCATGGAAAAACTTTATGGAATCAAGAACATCGAATGCAAGGTTCTAAAAATTCACCTTTAACGGCTGAAGGAAAAGAACAAGCAATGCTTCTTCAAAAACGTTTAGAATCAATAGACTTTGATGAAGTCATCGTAAGTACCAGTGAACGAGCACAAGAAACTGCAGCACTTGTATTTCCACAAACACCAATTCGATTAGAACCAGGCATTCGAGAGATTGAAATGGGCGTTTGGGAAGGGCAACTACATCAAGATGTTAAAAAACAGCATCCTGATCAATGGTATGCATTTTTTAATGATCCCCTTCATTACACACCTGTTGGTCCCGGTGAACGATTTGAAGATGTTCACAATCGCATCGCTCCCGTGGTCAAAAACCTGACGACTCAATATGTTGGCAAGACGATCGCACTTGTATCCCACAGAATCACACTTAAAGTATTGACGAATTTTTTTATAAACCATGACTTAACGTCCATTATTAATCAAGAAGATTTTGATTCAACAAGTCTCACTAAAATCATCATTGATGAAGACGGAACTCATTTAATTTACCGTAATGATACATCGCATTACCAATAA
- a CDS encoding DUF2721 domain-containing protein, whose protein sequence is MEFTLQTPAMIFPAISLLMLAYTNRFVVLAGLIRDLYEKHQDSPNKQILAQIINLQKRMKYIKSMQVLGAMSFIGAVLSMLLTLFAQYNEAMVTFSHIIFALSLVLLVISLVYLLKELSISIEALTIQLQDIRNKNENN, encoded by the coding sequence ATGGAATTCACATTACAAACACCCGCAATGATTTTTCCGGCAATTTCGCTGCTTATGCTTGCTTATACAAATCGCTTTGTCGTGCTTGCTGGACTCATTCGTGACCTCTACGAAAAACATCAAGATTCCCCGAATAAACAGATTCTCGCACAAATTATAAACCTTCAAAAACGCATGAAATATATAAAGTCCATGCAAGTTCTCGGAGCAATGAGTTTTATTGGAGCTGTGCTCAGTATGCTCCTAACCCTTTTTGCACAATATAACGAAGCAATGGTTACTTTTTCTCACATCATATTTGCGCTCAGTTTAGTGCTTCTTGTTATTTCTTTAGTTTATCTACTTAAAGAACTTTCAATATCGATTGAAGCCCTTACCATTCAGCTACAAGATATTAGAAATAAAAATGAAAACAATTAG
- a CDS encoding lipoate--protein ligase — translation MRYLKNPSTNPYFNLALDEYAMKHINCEEDFFFLWQNEPAVIIGKNQNTVEEINQKFIDDNKIKVARRVSGGGAVYHDFGNLNFTFVINVDDPGKVNYKKYVQPIIDALASMGINAEASGRNDILIDGLKISGNAQRMANGKLMHHGTLLFDVNIEDMVQALNVDPDKITSKGVKSVRSRVTNIKEHLPEGTDLKTFWDELQYFLSNKGQDAEIILAPEEIAKIEYEAINRFGTWDWIYGASPEFNLKNSKRFAGGRVEVLMDVSEGHIDNVRFIGDYLGLEDVADVEGRLQGTRFKQSDVDAVLSEMDLRKYFGIITKEELLELMFD, via the coding sequence ATGAGATACTTAAAAAATCCATCAACAAATCCTTATTTTAATTTAGCACTTGATGAATATGCAATGAAGCACATCAATTGTGAGGAGGATTTTTTCTTTCTATGGCAAAATGAGCCAGCGGTAATTATTGGTAAAAATCAAAATACCGTGGAAGAAATTAATCAGAAATTTATTGATGATAACAAAATCAAGGTTGCCCGTCGTGTTTCAGGCGGTGGCGCAGTATATCATGATTTTGGAAATCTTAATTTTACATTTGTGATTAATGTGGATGACCCAGGAAAAGTCAATTATAAGAAGTATGTTCAACCAATTATTGATGCACTTGCAAGTATGGGTATCAATGCTGAGGCATCGGGACGTAACGACATTTTAATTGATGGCCTTAAGATTTCAGGAAATGCGCAACGAATGGCCAATGGAAAGTTAATGCACCATGGTACGTTGTTGTTTGATGTTAATATTGAAGATATGGTTCAAGCGTTAAACGTTGATCCTGATAAAATTACATCAAAAGGTGTAAAATCAGTGCGATCACGTGTAACCAATATTAAGGAACATTTACCTGAAGGGACAGATCTTAAAACCTTCTGGGATGAGTTACAATACTTTTTATCAAATAAGGGGCAAGATGCGGAAATTATTCTCGCACCTGAAGAAATTGCGAAAATCGAATATGAAGCAATCAATCGATTTGGCACATGGGATTGGATTTACGGTGCTTCACCTGAGTTTAACCTAAAGAACAGTAAGCGATTTGCAGGCGGACGCGTTGAGGTCTTGATGGATGTAAGCGAAGGCCACATCGATAACGTTCGTTTTATTGGAGATTACCTAGGTTTAGAAGATGTTGCGGATGTTGAAGGACGCCTCCAAGGAACGCGTTTTAAACAAAGTGATGTCGATGCCGTACTTTCAGAAATGGATTTACGAAAATACTTTGGTATTATCACAAAAGAGGAATTATTAGAGTTGATGTTTGATTAG
- the pdhA gene encoding pyruvate dehydrogenase (acetyl-transferring) E1 component subunit alpha yields MEISMAQVKKDKALDFAAQLKNVEKLYPTFQILDETGKVVNKEMLPDLKDEELVELFETMLWSRALNDRSTTLARQGRLGFFAPTAGQEASQMASHFAFNKGDILFPGYRDIPQLVKHGLPLHKAFLWSRGHVEGNNYPEDFNAMPPQIIIGAQIIQAAGAGIALKKRGKAQVAFTYTGDGGSSQGDTYEGLNYAGAFKAPVVFFIQNNGYAISTPRHVQTAAPTLAQKAAAAGIPGVQVDGMDPLAVYVATKAARDWAIEGNGPVLIETLTSRFGPHSLSGDDPKRYRTQASFDEWDKKDPLIRMRNFLTEKGLWDEEKEVELIAQIDDEIKEAVKLADSQPKQKVSDFLKNMFEEPTNTIAEQIEYFENKEGNK; encoded by the coding sequence ATGGAAATTTCAATGGCACAAGTTAAGAAAGATAAAGCGTTGGATTTCGCTGCTCAACTTAAAAATGTTGAAAAGCTTTACCCAACATTCCAGATTCTTGATGAAACTGGAAAAGTTGTTAACAAAGAAATGTTACCAGACTTAAAAGATGAGGAGTTAGTAGAACTCTTTGAAACTATGTTATGGTCACGAGCATTAAACGACCGTTCAACTACATTAGCACGTCAAGGACGTCTTGGATTCTTTGCTCCTACTGCAGGACAAGAAGCAAGTCAAATGGCGAGCCACTTTGCATTTAATAAGGGGGATATTTTGTTCCCAGGATATCGTGATATTCCTCAATTAGTAAAACACGGATTACCACTACATAAGGCATTCTTATGGAGCCGTGGTCATGTTGAAGGAAATAACTACCCTGAAGATTTCAATGCAATGCCTCCACAAATTATTATCGGTGCACAAATTATTCAAGCTGCAGGAGCTGGAATTGCACTTAAAAAACGTGGAAAAGCTCAAGTAGCATTCACATATACAGGAGACGGTGGATCATCACAAGGTGATACTTATGAAGGTCTTAACTACGCAGGAGCATTTAAAGCACCTGTAGTGTTCTTTATTCAAAATAATGGATATGCGATTTCAACACCACGTCACGTCCAAACAGCAGCACCTACACTTGCTCAAAAAGCAGCAGCTGCAGGTATCCCTGGTGTTCAAGTAGACGGTATGGATCCCCTAGCAGTCTATGTTGCAACAAAAGCAGCACGTGATTGGGCAATCGAAGGAAATGGTCCAGTGTTAATCGAAACATTAACATCACGTTTCGGTCCTCACTCACTTTCAGGTGATGATCCAAAACGATACAGAACTCAAGCAAGTTTTGATGAATGGGATAAAAAAGATCCATTGATCAGAATGCGTAATTTCTTAACAGAAAAAGGTCTTTGGGACGAAGAAAAAGAAGTTGAATTAATCGCTCAAATTGATGATGAAATCAAAGAAGCAGTTAAACTTGCTGATTCACAACCAAAACAAAAAGTTTCTGACTTCTTAAAAAATATGTTCGAAGAACCAACAAACACAATTGCAGAACAAATTGAATATTTTGAAAACAAGGAGGGTAACAAATAA
- a CDS encoding alpha-ketoacid dehydrogenase subunit beta codes for MAQLTMIQAITEALDIALERDENTLIFGEDVGKNGGVFRATDGLQEKHGEDRVFDTPLAESGIGGLAIGLALEKYRPIPEIQFFGFVFEVMDSVVAQMARTRYRLGNTRNMPITIRSPFGGGVHTPELHSDNLEGLMAQSPGIKVVIPSNPYDAKGLLLASIEDNDPVVFLEHMKLYRSFRDEVPEGYYTVPLGKANVVKEGNDVTIITYGAMVRESIKAVETLAAEGISAEVIDLRTVSPIDLDTIIESVTKTGRLVVVQEAQRQAGVGAHVMSEIAERAILTLKAPVGRVAAPDTIFPFGLAENDWLPNEEDITNKVREIVNFD; via the coding sequence ATGGCACAACTAACAATGATTCAAGCCATTACTGAAGCGCTTGATATTGCCCTTGAACGTGACGAAAATACATTGATTTTCGGTGAAGACGTTGGGAAAAACGGTGGAGTATTCCGTGCAACTGACGGACTTCAAGAAAAACACGGTGAAGACCGCGTATTTGATACACCATTAGCTGAATCAGGTATTGGTGGATTAGCAATCGGATTGGCATTAGAAAAATACCGTCCAATTCCTGAAATCCAATTCTTCGGATTTGTATTCGAAGTTATGGACTCAGTTGTAGCACAAATGGCACGTACACGTTACCGTTTAGGAAATACACGTAACATGCCAATTACAATTCGCTCACCATTTGGTGGTGGTGTTCATACCCCTGAACTCCATTCAGATAACTTAGAAGGTTTAATGGCACAATCACCTGGAATTAAAGTGGTTATTCCATCAAATCCATATGATGCAAAAGGTTTACTTTTAGCTTCTATTGAAGATAACGATCCAGTTGTTTTCTTAGAACACATGAAATTATACCGTTCATTCCGTGATGAAGTTCCAGAAGGATACTATACAGTACCATTAGGAAAAGCAAATGTTGTAAAAGAAGGTAATGATGTAACAATTATTACTTATGGAGCAATGGTTCGTGAATCCATTAAAGCTGTTGAAACATTAGCAGCAGAAGGAATTTCTGCAGAAGTAATCGACTTACGTACAGTTTCACCAATTGATTTAGATACAATTATTGAATCTGTAACGAAAACAGGACGTTTAGTTGTTGTACAAGAAGCACAACGTCAAGCCGGAGTAGGGGCTCATGTTATGTCAGAAATCGCAGAACGCGCAATTCTTACATTAAAAGCACCTGTAGGTCGTGTTGCAGCACCAGATACAATTTTCCCATTTGGTTTAGCTGAAAACGATTGGTTACCAAACGAAGAAGACATCACAAATAAAGTACGTGAAATTGTTAACTTTGATTAA
- a CDS encoding 2-oxo acid dehydrogenase subunit E2: MSFIFKMPDVGEGIAEGEIVSWFVKEGDTIKEDEPLLEVQNDKLVQEIPSPVAGTITKIMVAPGTVATVGDDLVEIVAEGAVASAPAKEETAAPAPAAAAGSFVFNMPDVGEGIAEGEIVQWFVKVGDDIKEDAPLLEVQNDKLVQEIPSPVSGKVMNIMIEAGTVATVGQPLVEFAAEGHAPAAAPAQAAPVAAASQQASGNGETFAQNKIAGRVLAMPSVRQFARENNIDLTLVTATGKHGHIRKSDVEAFIAGGATAPVVEAPVVEATTSVEAAPVAKPAAKPAPVVVTGSTTREKMTPTRKAISKAMVTSKATAPHVTLFDEVDVTELVNHRKKFKEIAAAQDVKLTFLPYIVKALTAVVRKYPILNSSVDDSTQEIVYKNFINIGFAADTPHGLYVPNIKNADSKGIFTVAKEISTLAAAANDNTLAGADMRDGSITISNIGSARGLWFTPIINYPEVAILGVGRIDKKPVVLADGTIGVGNMLALSLSFDHRIIDGALAQNAMNELKRLLNNPELLLMES, from the coding sequence ATGTCATTTATATTTAAAATGCCTGACGTAGGTGAAGGAATTGCTGAAGGAGAAATCGTTAGTTGGTTCGTTAAAGAAGGCGACACAATTAAAGAAGATGAACCTCTATTAGAAGTTCAAAACGATAAACTTGTTCAAGAAATTCCATCCCCAGTAGCAGGAACAATTACAAAAATTATGGTCGCACCAGGAACTGTAGCAACAGTTGGTGACGATCTCGTAGAAATCGTAGCAGAAGGCGCAGTTGCATCTGCACCTGCTAAAGAAGAAACAGCAGCACCTGCACCCGCAGCAGCTGCAGGATCATTTGTATTCAATATGCCAGATGTTGGTGAAGGTATCGCTGAAGGTGAAATTGTACAATGGTTCGTAAAAGTTGGTGATGACATTAAAGAAGATGCACCACTATTAGAAGTTCAAAACGATAAACTTGTTCAAGAAATTCCATCCCCAGTATCAGGTAAAGTCATGAATATCATGATCGAAGCCGGTACAGTGGCAACAGTTGGACAACCACTTGTTGAGTTTGCGGCAGAAGGACATGCTCCAGCAGCAGCTCCTGCCCAAGCAGCACCTGTTGCAGCAGCAAGCCAACAAGCTTCAGGAAACGGCGAAACTTTCGCACAGAATAAAATTGCAGGACGCGTTCTCGCAATGCCATCTGTTCGTCAATTTGCTCGCGAAAATAACATTGATTTAACACTTGTTACAGCAACAGGTAAACACGGTCATATCCGTAAATCAGATGTTGAAGCATTTATCGCAGGCGGCGCAACTGCACCAGTAGTTGAAGCACCAGTAGTTGAAGCAACGACATCCGTTGAAGCAGCACCAGTAGCAAAACCAGCAGCAAAACCAGCTCCAGTTGTTGTTACAGGATCTACTACACGTGAAAAAATGACTCCAACTCGTAAAGCAATTTCAAAAGCTATGGTTACAAGTAAAGCAACAGCACCACACGTTACATTATTTGACGAAGTTGATGTTACAGAACTTGTAAATCACCGTAAGAAATTTAAAGAAATTGCAGCAGCACAAGATGTTAAATTAACATTCTTACCTTATATTGTTAAGGCATTAACTGCAGTAGTACGTAAATATCCAATCTTAAATTCAAGTGTTGATGATTCAACACAAGAAATTGTTTACAAAAACTTCATTAACATCGGTTTTGCAGCAGATACACCTCACGGTTTATATGTTCCAAATATCAAAAATGCTGATTCAAAAGGTATCTTTACAGTAGCTAAAGAAATCTCAACATTGGCAGCCGCAGCAAATGATAATACATTAGCTGGAGCAGATATGCGCGATGGTTCAATTACAATTAGTAATATTGGATCAGCACGTGGACTCTGGTTTACACCGATCATCAACTACCCAGAAGTAGCGATCTTAGGTGTAGGACGTATTGATAAGAAACCAGTTGTTCTAGCAGATGGAACAATCGGCGTTGGAAATATGTTAGCATTATCATTAAGCTTCGACCACCGTATTATCGATGGTGCCCTAGCACAAAATGCCATGAACGAACTCAAGAGATTGTTAAACAATCCTGAGCTTCTATTAATGGAATCTTAA
- the lpdA gene encoding dihydrolipoyl dehydrogenase: MVVGDLALELDTIVIGSGPGGYVAAIRAAQLGQKVAIIEKDNIGGVCLNVGCIPSKALINAGHRYQESMNSETFGVTAENVKIDFTKTQAWKDEQVVNKLTSGIAMLLKKNKVEIIRGTAFFNDTHQLRVVNDESAQSYTFKHCVIATGSRPIEIKGFKFGKRIIDSTGGLNLKEIPKKLVVIGGGYIGSELAGVYANLGSEITILEGAPSILPQFDKDMIKLVENEFKKKDVTIVNNAMAKDAKETKDGVVVTYEVDGKPATIEADYVMVTVGRRPNTDDLGLQVAGVETNERGLITVDKQGRTSQKHIFAIGDVTPGLALAHKASYEAKVAAEAISGQPSEIDYVAIPAVCFTDPELATVGLTEKEAKDQGLTVKVSKFPFGANGRALSLNAGEGFVRLVSEKDTGLLLGGQVAGVGASDIIAEIGLAVEARMNVEDLSLTIHAHPTLSETVMDASEISLGLPIHI, encoded by the coding sequence ATGGTAGTAGGAGATTTAGCTCTTGAATTAGATACAATTGTTATTGGTTCAGGTCCTGGTGGATATGTTGCAGCAATTCGTGCAGCTCAATTAGGCCAAAAAGTAGCAATTATTGAAAAAGACAATATTGGTGGCGTTTGCCTTAACGTTGGATGTATTCCATCAAAAGCGTTAATTAATGCAGGTCATCGATACCAAGAATCAATGAATTCAGAAACATTCGGTGTTACAGCTGAAAATGTTAAAATTGACTTCACAAAAACACAAGCATGGAAAGATGAGCAAGTTGTTAATAAACTTACATCTGGAATTGCAATGTTATTAAAGAAAAATAAAGTTGAAATCATTCGTGGTACAGCATTCTTTAATGACACACATCAATTACGTGTTGTAAATGATGAGTCAGCTCAATCATATACATTCAAACACTGTGTAATTGCAACAGGTAGCCGTCCAATTGAAATCAAAGGTTTCAAATTTGGAAAACGCATCATTGACTCAACAGGTGGATTAAACTTAAAAGAAATTCCTAAGAAACTTGTTGTTATCGGTGGAGGATACATTGGTTCAGAATTAGCAGGTGTTTATGCTAACCTAGGATCAGAAATTACAATCCTTGAAGGTGCACCTTCAATCTTACCTCAATTCGATAAAGACATGATTAAACTTGTTGAAAACGAATTTAAGAAAAAAGACGTTACAATCGTAAACAACGCTATGGCTAAAGATGCTAAAGAAACAAAAGATGGTGTTGTCGTTACTTATGAAGTAGATGGCAAACCAGCAACAATCGAAGCAGATTACGTTATGGTTACTGTTGGACGTCGTCCTAACACGGATGATCTTGGTTTACAAGTAGCCGGTGTTGAGACAAACGAACGTGGTCTTATCACTGTAGATAAACAAGGACGCACAAGCCAAAAACATATTTTTGCAATTGGTGATGTTACTCCAGGTTTAGCATTAGCACACAAAGCTTCATACGAAGCAAAAGTTGCTGCTGAAGCAATCTCAGGCCAACCTTCAGAAATCGACTATGTTGCGATTCCAGCGGTATGTTTCACAGACCCTGAACTAGCAACTGTTGGATTAACTGAAAAAGAAGCAAAAGACCAAGGATTAACAGTTAAAGTATCAAAATTCCCATTTGGTGCAAACGGTCGTGCACTTTCACTTAATGCAGGTGAAGGATTTGTAAGACTTGTATCAGAAAAAGACACAGGATTACTACTTGGTGGACAAGTAGCCGGTGTTGGAGCAAGTGATATTATTGCTGAAATCGGATTAGCTGTTGAAGCACGCATGAATGTTGAAGATCTTTCATTAACAATCCATGCTCACCCAACACTATCAGAAACAGTTATGGATGCATCTGAAATTTCACTCGGATTGCCAATTCATATTTAA
- a CDS encoding ABC transporter substrate-binding protein — protein MKKLMIAFVAALLVLTGCGSQGSSSTLTVAAPASQNGDFVEGFGSNAYDRWATNLMHIGASVFYIDRDTSEIKPNPNFVESHEVKADSEGNKTYTFKIKGGNKYSDGTEITAKDYVMSMLFRTHPAWMKVASMESTGDELLGYNAYSTGESKVFEGVKLIDDNTFSLTIDKANLPYYFEASKADISPEPMHVWFKDAKLNAEGNAFDNTPEEIQAAVEYVSTTERYKPTVVVGAYKLESYENGTTILVKNDQYAGNYEGKKPEVEKVVIRQVDSNVTVQAIEKGEVDLSPGNIEGEYINKAKELELQTVNYPRNGFGNITLKANKGPTQYKEVRQSIGYMLNRNEFVQKIAGGYGSVVNGPFGLSQWFYKDNKDKIESSLIDYTYNITKANELLDQSIYKFEKDGVTPFDASKASKDYARYDADGNKLVVKHFGSEKNSVTDLIVSQLVPAAEKAGMEYYIEQGEFATLGAYMQGREENDFNAFNLATSFTSLYDPWQNHSKYVGTGLNWSDISDPELDAAIEKVRRIEPGNREAYSEAVVEYFQLWNDLLFQIPLYSNLYHDIASNRVKGLEKVTPEMDWSKTIEYISIEG, from the coding sequence ATGAAAAAATTAATGATTGCATTCGTTGCAGCGTTATTGGTTCTTACTGGTTGTGGATCACAAGGTTCATCCAGTACATTAACGGTTGCGGCCCCTGCTTCACAAAATGGTGACTTTGTGGAAGGGTTCGGATCAAATGCCTATGACCGATGGGCAACTAACTTAATGCACATTGGTGCAAGCGTTTTCTATATTGATCGCGATACTTCAGAGATCAAGCCAAACCCTAACTTCGTAGAAAGTCACGAAGTAAAAGCAGATAGCGAAGGAAATAAAACTTATACCTTCAAAATCAAAGGTGGCAACAAATACTCTGACGGAACAGAGATCACAGCAAAAGATTACGTTATGTCAATGTTGTTCCGTACACATCCAGCTTGGATGAAAGTTGCATCAATGGAAAGTACCGGAGATGAACTATTAGGATACAACGCATATAGTACAGGGGAATCAAAAGTTTTCGAAGGGGTTAAATTAATCGATGACAACACATTCTCATTAACAATTGATAAAGCAAACTTGCCTTACTACTTTGAAGCAAGTAAAGCTGATATCTCACCTGAACCAATGCATGTTTGGTTTAAGGATGCTAAATTAAATGCTGAAGGAAATGCATTCGACAACACACCTGAAGAAATTCAAGCAGCTGTTGAATATGTTTCAACAACTGAACGATACAAACCAACTGTAGTAGTCGGTGCGTATAAGTTAGAAAGCTATGAAAATGGTACAACAATTCTTGTTAAAAATGATCAATATGCAGGAAACTACGAAGGTAAAAAACCTGAAGTTGAAAAAGTTGTAATCCGTCAAGTTGACTCAAACGTTACAGTACAAGCGATCGAAAAAGGTGAAGTTGATTTATCACCAGGTAACATCGAAGGTGAATACATCAATAAAGCAAAAGAACTTGAATTACAAACAGTTAACTATCCACGTAATGGATTTGGTAACATCACATTAAAAGCAAACAAAGGACCTACTCAATATAAAGAAGTACGTCAATCAATTGGTTACATGTTAAACCGTAACGAATTTGTTCAAAAAATTGCTGGTGGATACGGTTCTGTAGTTAACGGACCATTCGGACTATCACAATGGTTTTATAAAGATAACAAGGACAAGATCGAAAGTTCACTTATTGACTATACTTACAACATTACTAAAGCAAACGAATTACTAGATCAATCAATCTACAAATTCGAAAAAGATGGTGTAACACCATTTGATGCAAGTAAAGCAAGTAAAGATTATGCTCGTTACGATGCAGATGGAAATAAACTTGTTGTTAAACACTTTGGTTCTGAAAAGAACTCAGTAACAGATTTAATTGTTTCTCAATTAGTTCCTGCAGCGGAAAAAGCTGGTATGGAATACTACATTGAGCAAGGAGAATTTGCTACATTAGGTGCATACATGCAAGGACGTGAAGAGAATGACTTTAATGCATTTAACCTTGCAACATCATTCACATCACTATACGATCCATGGCAAAACCATTCAAAATATGTTGGTACAGGTTTAAACTGGAGTGATATTTCAGATCCAGAACTTGATGCAGCTATTGAAAAGGTACGTCGTATTGAACCAGGAAACCGTGAAGCTTATTCAGAAGCAGTTGTAGAATACTTCCAACTTTGGAATGATCTCTTGTTCCAAATTCCTCTCTACTCAAATCTATACCATGATATCGCGTCAAACCGTGTTAAAGGTTTAGAAAAAGTAACACCAGAGATGGACTGGTCAAAAACTATAGAATATATCTCAATCGAAGGATAA
- a CDS encoding ABC transporter permease: MFKYMIKRIMSLIPVVIIISIMLFSLVKMMPGDPVIGMINPAIKDPVQYQRAYDEAAERIGHNKPLPEQYVRWVKNTLSGDLGISTSKNKPVKEVIATPLKNTVFLNIISTTIAFVISIIVGIKSAVNRGGKFDKFWQVFSLVGMSMPTLLISILLIYFFAIKLSIFPTGGMPLAGTTGIAYVGQWFRYAALPIITLTIGSFASTIRYVRNAMIEVLNSDYIRTARAKGLSGKVIVYSHAFRNALIPVVTVLAGSIAGIFGGAAITEQIFSWNGIGNVLIQGVGSRDLMLVLAMNMFYAILSLVSNIVMDIGYAMVDPRVKLD, encoded by the coding sequence ATGTTTAAGTATATGATAAAACGGATTATGTCGTTGATTCCTGTTGTGATCATCATTTCAATCATGCTATTTTCATTAGTGAAAATGATGCCTGGTGATCCCGTAATAGGAATGATTAACCCAGCGATTAAAGATCCAGTACAATACCAAAGGGCTTATGATGAAGCTGCAGAGCGCATCGGTCATAACAAGCCACTCCCAGAACAATATGTTCGCTGGGTAAAAAACACACTTTCGGGTGATTTAGGAATTTCAACATCTAAAAACAAACCCGTAAAAGAGGTTATTGCAACACCACTAAAAAATACAGTATTTCTTAATATAATTTCTACAACAATTGCGTTTGTTATCTCAATTATTGTAGGTATTAAATCAGCCGTGAATCGTGGTGGAAAATTTGATAAGTTTTGGCAAGTCTTTTCACTTGTCGGAATGTCAATGCCAACATTGTTAATCTCGATCTTGTTAATTTACTTCTTTGCAATTAAATTAAGCATCTTCCCTACAGGTGGGATGCCACTTGCTGGAACTACAGGGATTGCATATGTGGGTCAATGGTTCCGTTATGCAGCCTTACCGATTATCACATTAACTATTGGTTCATTTGCATCGACAATTCGTTATGTCCGAAATGCAATGATTGAAGTGTTAAACAGTGACTATATTCGTACTGCACGTGCTAAAGGGTTATCTGGAAAAGTCATTGTCTATTCGCATGCGTTTAGAAATGCTCTAATTCCAGTTGTAACGGTTCTTGCAGGTTCGATTGCTGGTATATTTGGGGGTGCCGCAATTACTGAACAGATATTCTCGTGGAACGGGATTGGAAACGTCTTGATTCAAGGAGTTGGTAGTCGTGATCTCATGCTTGTATTAGCAATGAACATGTTCTATGCGATCCTATCACTCGTTTCAAACATTGTTATGGATATTGGATACGCGATGGTTGACCCACGTGTTAAATTAGATTAG